The proteins below are encoded in one region of Brachyspira intermedia PWS/A:
- a CDS encoding Gfo/Idh/MocA family protein, giving the protein MDKVNISIIGVGRMGQFHLNVVSQINQINLSGIYDADENHLNEISQKHNIRKFNSLDEAIDNADAVIIASPTMYHFEIAKKAVEKGKHVLVEKPMTETYAQALELEEIVKQKNVILQVGHVERFNGAVQELHHIIEKPYLIEARRLAPFTPRITDVGVVFDIMIHDLDIVTSLVKKPIVRFSASGKRIRTNNEDIASALLEFEDSTIATISASRVTQEKIRTLAISTEEAYFILDYATQDITIHRQAASQSNIKTSVGINYKQESIIERVFIHRDNPLKLEDEHFANCILGKDKRFVSIEDDVNTIKLTEAILKEIKKTW; this is encoded by the coding sequence ATGGATAAAGTAAATATAAGTATTATAGGTGTAGGAAGAATGGGTCAATTCCATTTAAATGTTGTAAGCCAAATAAACCAAATAAATTTATCAGGCATATACGATGCTGATGAAAATCATTTAAATGAAATATCTCAAAAACATAATATAAGAAAATTTAACAGTTTAGATGAAGCAATAGATAATGCTGATGCTGTTATAATAGCAAGCCCTACAATGTATCATTTTGAAATAGCTAAAAAAGCTGTAGAAAAAGGAAAACATGTATTAGTAGAAAAACCAATGACTGAAACTTATGCTCAGGCTTTGGAATTGGAAGAAATCGTTAAACAAAAAAATGTTATACTTCAGGTTGGTCATGTTGAAAGATTTAACGGTGCTGTTCAAGAACTTCATCATATAATAGAAAAACCTTATTTAATAGAAGCTAGAAGATTAGCTCCTTTTACTCCTCGTATTACTGATGTGGGTGTTGTATTTGATATAATGATTCATGATTTAGATATAGTAACTTCTTTAGTGAAAAAACCAATAGTAAGATTTTCAGCAAGTGGAAAAAGAATAAGAACAAATAATGAAGATATTGCAAGTGCATTATTAGAATTTGAAGATTCAACTATAGCAACAATAAGTGCAAGCAGAGTAACTCAAGAAAAAATAAGAACTTTAGCTATTAGTACAGAAGAAGCATATTTTATATTAGACTATGCTACTCAAGATATAACTATACATAGACAAGCAGCAAGTCAAAGTAATATAAAAACTTCAGTAGGTATTAATTATAAACAAGAATCTATAATAGAAAGAGTATTTATACATAGAGATAATCCTCTAAAATTAGAAGATGAACATTTCGCTAATTGCATATTAGGAAAAGATAAAAGATTCGTATCTATAGAAGATGATGTTAACACAATAAAATTAACTGAAGCCATCTTAAAAGAAATTAAAAAAACTTGGTAA
- a CDS encoding YbaN family protein produces the protein MRILFICLGFIFVGIGAVGIVVPILPTTPFLLLASFFFAKGSKRFHDWFMSTKLYKKYLESFVKSRAMTLKAKLTILLPVSAMLIVTFIFVNNLHARIVLVILFIAKYVYFFTQIRTIKEGEETAELEESNK, from the coding sequence ATGAGAATATTATTTATATGTTTAGGTTTTATTTTTGTAGGTATAGGTGCTGTTGGAATAGTTGTGCCTATACTTCCAACAACACCTTTTCTTTTGCTTGCTTCTTTCTTTTTTGCTAAAGGCTCTAAAAGATTTCATGATTGGTTTATGTCTACAAAACTATATAAAAAATATTTAGAAAGTTTTGTTAAATCAAGGGCTATGACTTTAAAAGCTAAACTCACTATACTTTTACCTGTAAGTGCTATGCTTATAGTTACATTTATTTTTGTGAATAATTTGCATGCTAGAATTGTTCTTGTAATACTTTTTATTGCTAAGTATGTATATTTCTTTACTCAAATAAGAACTATAAAAGAAGGTGAGGAAACAGCAGAATTAGAAGAAAGCAATAAATAA
- a CDS encoding nitrous oxide-stimulated promoter family protein, with translation MKTTNMKVIERYEQNNSLKIKRKIDYEKNMLLYMIKLYCRHNHKEYHKNYNKTFGSKNICKECEEVYNYACERTSKCRFISTKTFCSACSSHCYKKEMREKIKNIMIFSGKRMIFYSPVIALKHVFVMFVCNMKKNIKKY, from the coding sequence ATGAAAACTACTAATATGAAAGTTATTGAAAGATATGAACAAAATAATAGTTTAAAAATAAAAAGAAAAATAGATTATGAAAAAAATATGCTGCTCTATATGATTAAACTTTATTGCAGACATAATCATAAAGAGTATCATAAGAATTATAATAAAACATTTGGAAGTAAAAATATTTGCAAAGAATGTGAAGAAGTTTATAATTATGCTTGCGAAAGAACTTCAAAATGCAGATTCATTTCTACAAAAACATTTTGCAGTGCATGCTCTTCTCATTGTTATAAAAAAGAGATGAGAGAGAAAATAAAAAATATAATGATTTTTTCTGGAAAGAGAATGATTTTTTATAGTCCTGTAATTGCTTTGAAACATGTTTTTGTTATGTTTGTATGCAATATGAAGAAAAATATTAAAAAGTATTGA
- a CDS encoding serine hydroxymethyltransferase: MAVSKKKAAVKSSSKKVSKAAKKTVVDKKAASKKAVNVKKASKPAEKKVVAPKYYVSETPLKSADKEIFAAMKNEYKREVNGFELIASENIVSRAVMEAQGSIFTNKYAEGYPSKRYYGGCSEVDIVEDLARERAKKLFKAPFINVQPHSGSQANMGVYMAVLKPGDTCLGLSLDSGGHLTHGKNVNFSGKIYNFQHYNVSKETMQIDYDELRDTAKKLNPKLIVAGGSAYPRFIDFKKFREIADEVGALLMVDMAHIAGLVAAGVHPSPVPHAHFVTGTTHKTLRGPRGGYIISTEEDLAKKIDKTIFPGIQGGPLMHVIAAKAVCFKEALDPKFVKYQEQVVKNAEAMANMFLAKGYELISGGTDTHLILVDVKKSKGITGQLAETILDKAHITINKNGIPYDTESPMVTSGIRLGTPAITTRGLKEKDVMELTQYIDEVLSNSNDEKMINAVAKKVAALCKKFPMYKFIADM; this comes from the coding sequence ATGGCTGTATCTAAGAAAAAAGCAGCAGTTAAATCTTCATCAAAAAAGGTTTCCAAAGCTGCTAAGAAAACAGTTGTTGACAAAAAAGCTGCATCTAAGAAAGCTGTTAATGTAAAAAAAGCTTCAAAACCTGCAGAGAAAAAAGTAGTTGCTCCTAAATATTATGTATCAGAAACTCCATTAAAAAGTGCTGATAAAGAGATATTTGCTGCAATGAAAAATGAGTATAAGAGAGAAGTTAATGGCTTTGAACTTATAGCTAGCGAAAATATAGTTTCACGTGCTGTTATGGAAGCACAAGGCTCTATATTTACAAACAAATATGCTGAAGGCTATCCGTCAAAAAGATATTACGGCGGCTGCAGTGAGGTTGATATTGTAGAAGATTTAGCAAGAGAAAGAGCTAAAAAATTATTCAAAGCTCCTTTTATAAATGTACAGCCGCATTCCGGTTCTCAAGCTAATATGGGTGTTTATATGGCAGTTCTTAAGCCAGGAGATACATGCTTAGGATTATCACTTGATTCCGGCGGACACTTAACTCATGGTAAAAATGTTAATTTCTCAGGAAAAATTTATAATTTCCAACACTATAATGTTAGTAAAGAAACTATGCAAATCGACTATGATGAGCTTAGAGATACTGCAAAAAAACTTAATCCTAAATTGATCGTTGCAGGCGGAAGTGCTTATCCTAGATTCATTGACTTCAAAAAATTCAGAGAAATAGCTGATGAAGTTGGTGCTTTATTAATGGTAGATATGGCTCATATTGCAGGACTTGTTGCTGCTGGTGTTCACCCTAGCCCAGTTCCTCATGCTCATTTCGTTACAGGTACTACTCATAAAACTTTGAGAGGTCCTAGAGGCGGATATATCATTTCTACTGAAGAAGATTTAGCTAAAAAAATAGATAAAACTATATTCCCTGGTATACAAGGTGGTCCTTTAATGCATGTTATAGCTGCTAAAGCTGTGTGTTTTAAAGAGGCTTTAGATCCTAAATTCGTTAAATATCAAGAGCAAGTTGTAAAAAATGCTGAAGCTATGGCTAATATGTTCTTAGCTAAAGGATACGAATTGATTTCTGGCGGTACTGATACTCATTTAATATTAGTTGATGTAAAAAAATCTAAAGGCATAACTGGTCAACTTGCTGAAACTATTTTAGATAAAGCACATATAACTATAAACAAAAACGGTATACCTTATGATACTGAATCTCCAATGGTTACAAGCGGAATAAGATTAGGTACTCCTGCTATAACTACAAGAGGTTTAAAAGAAAAAGATGTTATGGAATTAACTCAATATATAGATGAAGTTTTAAGTAATAGTAATGATGAAAAAATGATTAATGCTGTTGCTAAAAAAGTAGCTGCTCTATGTAAAAAATTCCCTATGTATAAATTTATAGCTGATATGTAA
- a CDS encoding HAD family hydrolase, with protein sequence MMSKNIKIKAAIFDFDGTLVDSESLYTKALIHVSNEMNVLKEVDFKSLAGYQTKDIDNILKKEGYHIPDNFFKEAEVYFHKIIETDLETFDGVMETLEKLKNINIVIASNSNINYVTRMSNKKGISKYIKDYSCYNGELKAKPAPDLFLNAFELLKKLDNNIKKEDVIIFEDSLAGIIGAKKTGIITAAITNSYSKEILLENGADIVLNRIDEIFNYIEII encoded by the coding sequence ATGATGAGTAAAAATATAAAGATAAAAGCTGCAATATTTGATTTTGACGGAACTTTAGTTGATAGCGAAAGTTTATATACTAAGGCATTGATTCATGTATCAAATGAAATGAATGTACTTAAAGAGGTTGATTTTAAATCTTTAGCGGGGTATCAGACTAAAGATATAGATAATATTTTGAAAAAAGAAGGCTATCATATACCTGATAATTTCTTTAAAGAAGCTGAAGTTTATTTTCATAAAATAATAGAAACAGATTTAGAAACTTTTGACGGTGTTATGGAAACTTTAGAAAAGTTAAAAAATATTAACATTGTTATAGCATCAAATAGTAATATAAATTATGTTACAAGAATGTCTAATAAAAAAGGCATATCAAAATATATAAAAGATTATTCATGTTATAATGGAGAATTAAAGGCTAAACCAGCCCCTGATTTATTTTTAAATGCTTTTGAACTTTTGAAAAAATTAGATAATAATATAAAAAAGGAAGATGTTATAATATTTGAGGATAGTCTTGCCGGTATTATAGGAGCAAAGAAAACAGGAATAATTACAGCTGCAATTACAAATAGTTACAGCAAAGAAATATTATTAGAGAATGGTGCTGATATAGTTTTAAATAGAATAGATGAAATATTTAATTATATAGAGATTATTTGA
- a CDS encoding glucosamine-6-phosphate deaminase, with protein MGLKLIIAKDANAVGKKTAAEIINLLKVKKDAVLGLATGGTAEAVYPHLIKAYEKKEIDFKNVKSVNLDEYKGLDPKNEQSYRYFMNKNLFDHVNIDKKNTFVPKGIGEKEKILKEFNDKINKLPRDIQLLGVGPNGHIAFNEPDEALHADALCVKLDEKTIKANARFFASEKEVPKEAFSMGMGGILKAKKIVIAAIGKGKAAAMKELLTNDKVTTKCPVTFLKLHDDVVVVIDQELADAIGLEKKKGCKK; from the coding sequence ATGGGATTAAAATTAATTATTGCTAAGGATGCAAATGCGGTAGGAAAAAAAACAGCAGCAGAAATTATTAATTTATTAAAAGTAAAAAAAGATGCAGTTTTGGGACTTGCTACAGGAGGTACTGCTGAGGCTGTATATCCTCATTTAATAAAGGCTTATGAAAAGAAAGAAATTGATTTTAAAAATGTTAAATCTGTAAATTTAGATGAATATAAGGGATTAGATCCTAAAAATGAACAAAGTTATAGATATTTTATGAACAAAAATTTATTTGATCATGTTAATATTGATAAAAAGAATACTTTTGTTCCTAAAGGTATAGGAGAAAAAGAAAAAATATTAAAAGAATTTAATGATAAAATAAATAAGCTTCCTAGAGATATACAATTATTAGGAGTAGGCCCTAATGGACATATAGCATTTAATGAACCTGATGAGGCTTTACATGCTGATGCATTATGCGTAAAATTAGATGAAAAAACTATTAAAGCTAATGCAAGATTCTTTGCTTCAGAAAAGGAAGTTCCTAAAGAAGCATTCAGTATGGGTATGGGCGGAATATTAAAGGCTAAAAAAATAGTTATAGCTGCTATTGGTAAAGGAAAAGCTGCTGCTATGAAAGAGCTTCTTACTAATGATAAAGTTACTACTAAATGTCCTGTTACTTTCCTTAAACTTCATGATGATGTTGTTGTTGTTATAGATCAGGAATTAGCTGATGCTATAGGTTTAGAAAAGAAAAAAGGATGTAAAAAATAA
- a CDS encoding phosphopentomutase — protein sequence MNKKKAVLIVVDSCGVGALPDAAVFGDEGVNTLAHLAKANGGISLPNMEKIGLGNIIDIEGVSKNNDTIGYYGKAMETSKAKDTTTGHWEIAGLVSEKPFNTYPNGFPEITLKKIEEFSGRKVVCNKPYSGTEVIDDYADEQLKNGSLIVYTSADSVLQIAAHEEIIPVDELYSICKKALEICNEYSPVARVIARPYIGTKGNYKRTERRHDYSVPPSGETMLDRLKNKNLPVVGIGKTSDIFAGVGITENRQTNKNNLDGIEKTIKAIKEIDEGLIFTNLVDFDMLYGHRRDPKGYKNALEEFDKYIPEMIENLNDDDLFIITADHGCDPTYKGSDHTREYIPILAYGKNLKKNVNIGVKDSFVSIAASIEKHLLGDTKLEGCFL from the coding sequence ATGAATAAAAAGAAAGCCGTTTTAATAGTGGTTGATAGCTGCGGTGTAGGTGCTTTACCTGATGCAGCTGTTTTTGGAGATGAGGGAGTTAATACTCTTGCTCATTTGGCTAAAGCTAATGGAGGAATAAGCCTTCCTAATATGGAAAAAATAGGGCTTGGAAATATAATAGATATAGAAGGGGTTTCAAAAAATAATGATACAATAGGATATTACGGCAAAGCTATGGAAACTTCTAAGGCTAAAGACACTACTACTGGACATTGGGAAATAGCCGGATTAGTATCTGAAAAGCCATTCAATACTTACCCTAATGGATTTCCTGAAATTACTTTGAAAAAAATAGAAGAATTTTCAGGAAGAAAAGTTGTATGCAATAAGCCTTATTCAGGTACTGAAGTTATAGACGATTATGCTGATGAACAATTAAAAAATGGTTCTTTAATAGTTTATACTTCCGCAGATTCTGTTCTTCAAATAGCAGCTCATGAAGAAATAATACCTGTAGATGAGCTTTATAGTATATGCAAAAAAGCACTTGAAATATGCAATGAATATTCTCCTGTAGCAAGAGTTATAGCACGTCCTTATATAGGAACTAAAGGAAATTATAAGAGAACTGAAAGAAGACATGATTATTCAGTGCCTCCAAGTGGTGAAACTATGCTTGACAGATTAAAAAATAAAAATCTTCCTGTTGTAGGCATAGGAAAAACAAGCGATATATTTGCGGGAGTTGGAATCACAGAAAACAGACAAACTAATAAAAATAATCTTGATGGTATAGAAAAAACTATTAAGGCTATTAAGGAAATTGATGAAGGATTAATATTTACAAATTTAGTTGATTTTGATATGCTTTACGGACATAGAAGGGATCCGAAAGGATATAAAAATGCTTTAGAAGAATTCGATAAATATATTCCTGAAATGATTGAAAATTTAAATGATGATGATTTGTTCATTATAACAGCAGACCATGGATGCGATCCTACATACAAGGGAAGCGATCATACAAGAGAATATATACCTATACTTGCTTATGGAAAAAATTTGAAAAAAAATGTTAATATAGGTGTTAAAGATTCTTTTGTTTCTATAGCA